ttttttgtttctaaattggAATCTTAAAAACACTATCTGGGGGGATTCTTTTCCTGGTTTTTTCCCCTCAAACTGGAGCCTTTATAATGCAAATTTAGATCATCTTTGACTTTAAATGAAGGCGAGAGTACACTCAGAGATTTTctctcataaaatttttaaaattgaaattttaaaacagaaattttaaacaatatttggtgatgttcgGATAATCTCGCCCAGAatggtttgaaattaaaatcattatGTTGAGGAATCTTTGATGATGAAGAAAAGTGCaggggcagcccccccccccccggaatcgCTGCCACTGTGCAGTCATGGAAAATTGGAGTTATCAGATCCATTCCACTGTGAGAAGTTGCAGTAAAATGTTTAACGATTTTACATTCCATATGAAATGGCAAGTACAAggcttttggttaaaaaaagaatttggtAAATACCTCAAAACACAGCTTGTTTTATTCCAATTCAACATTTACCCACTCTAATTGAAAGACACTTTACAAGAAGTATTTTTGCAATGATAATAAAAAGAAATCCTGTCAGctatattttttatgatattttgtttttagcatAAATGAAATCATTCCCGAATGTGATGGAATTCTTGTTTCTAAAAAAGATCTCGAACTGGAGATGACAAAAGAAGAGGCATGTTCGGCACAAGAATCTATTACATTAAAATGCAACAGAGCTGGCAGACCAGTAATTTGGGCAACATGGgtaattttatgcatattttattaaTCATTGTTGAGTAGTCCAAAATGCAGTATTTATAATTTACCTGAtggtcttaatttttaaaaatgatttattttatttcttcctcAACTTGAATGCAGTAGTGCCAGTtctacattaaaaatttattttcagaaaaggcAAAATTTGTTCAATGATTAAATTGTCTTATTATGGCTGTCCTGAATATATGGTGATGATATACATATATTTCAACTTATGTATGTACAATTAGTTCTTGattttaagaacttttaattATCatgaaaattgttcatgaaattgagattttgtaaaatggaatagcattctttcaaagaaaaattcttcGAGCCTGGGAAGCTGTTTGTAAAATCAAGCATCATATATGTACATGTTTACAGTAAAAGTCTTATTTATCTGAAACTCTTTTTAACCAAAGGCATAAGGTCTGGCTTCAGATACTTTGTTATCCTCCATTTCTATAAtttttgtttcccccccccccccacgcacatcAGTAAGTTTTTGTAACATTGTAAAGaaatatagattttaaaattttgtaaaattcaaaaacttcgTATGCATATTTAAAAGTTACTGTTATTGATAACACAataaaaattacaacagttaCTAAATGTGTTGTGGATTAAGGCTAAATATCTCTTGAAGGGTAACATAGGCTAAATTACATATGTCTtattatataatatatacattgaattttCTGATCTGTGTAAATTTTATTGAGCatattttttgttcataattAATCTGATGTGTAATTAAAACACCCTGGTAatttctgagcatcaaaggacctctgtgcctaGTTTTGGCAAAGATCTGGCATAAACAAGATTTGTTTAAGGGAAATCCTTCTGTGTGGGTTCCTGAGTATCAAAAAACTTATGTGCAATATTTGGCAAAGATCAAACGtaaactgggggaggggggattactATAAGAAACATACGCACTCACATACAACCTatatatgaggcccctagtttcaaaaccggatacttgtagcAAACCAAATTTTACAGAAGACGTAAAAGTctggttttgaaactgaggcagtccttcccgccccatttcaaaggggaaagaagcggtttttaaacctaatattgagcaggcaaataggccttatgatgctctacaagattaacaaaaaaaaaagaaaatcaaattttttgcaagtatccggttttgaaactaggggcctcatatataaaaatctcgtgtcacgatgtttgttcagggtaaactccgaaactactgaaccgatttttatcaaatttcatacctatatttaatttggttcaacttaaaagataggatggttattataatttttaattgcaaataaattgcttattacacattaatagcgttttttaactgtttagttccataaattcttaatagatggcgctgtatgTTAATTCTTCCTTCAAATtctttattcttaagttaattaaaatatacaaatgatactatgttacggatatcgaTGGCAATTGTATCGCCGTAGAACAACGAAAATTGTgaccacacttttcaatgtaaatgtcaaattgaaaaaatcaagttgaaattaatAAGCAGCGGGTACTTCCATAcccaccactgcttttaaaaacgtatgaggctcatattaaTGTTGAGTTTTGCAGTTCCAAGGAAGCCGTTAAATACTTTTGCCAATACGTTGTTAAAGgtccttattaggtcgcatttgaTGTACAGTATATGGACAAAAATGACAATGAGAGATGAGTAAGTTATATAAACAGCAACGAGGCtatctggcataatttagtttccccatttacgaaagagacccttctgtcTAGTATCTTGTAGTaggaaagaaattttgaaaacgaccaacgagtatattttaccgaagatattttctacggaGAGCCCCAAAACTTCAaccaccaaaaatttttttttttacattgtgttaAAATCCTAATGTGTTTGGCCGACTctcagaaataaaactatttaccaATGTTGTGCGCTGTGTTAAATGAACTGTAAAAGAATACAAAATTACACCAATTATTTCCGTGGCACGTGTCGGGATTTCGTAAGTTCTCAACAATGTCTTTTGCAAATCAAGTATCTGCGTTAGAACATTTCCTGAATTTcaacaaacgtcatgaatgcagacatcttactattgtgaaaaatattttaaactccaagtttaaagattaactgagtatatttaataagtgtatcggcttcaaataGATCAAGTTCCGTCTTTAGTGTCTAACCTCCAAATGAGAGTGAATGGGCCTCAGGATTCGGCAGCGTTGCAGGAGTCGTAGGCGAGTAAGTCTCATAGCACTTGCAATTATGTCTTACCTTTCGTCATGCTTGCAGTAATACATTTagatctttctttaaaaaattgaaaggtgTCCCGCTTTTGTATTAAACTTACCTAAGTTGTCTCTAAAGATCCAGAGGCACGACTGGCTTTTAGTCAGGGAGTTgactaaattcttcaaaaaaattccaagataattttcaggaaggttaatgaattttagtgatgagaATTGATTTCAATACCTTCATCatggcctgtccagattgacgtatctcccaatgggagcaagtgAGTGTCTgcattccgtaactttccaagagtggCAAACAAGTAGAATTCTTCGTGCATGCTTGCAAGTCCTTAGCAATGGCAATGGTtgcgattagtattttggttctttcttggtgagtcgaaaaatgtgccttAGTTACTTATATTACTTAGCTTATCTCTGAAGGTTTTAGTGAAATGATTGCTTCGAATCGgggaggtttcggaattcttcagaaagatttcaggataattttaggaatttttctgACTTTAAGTGGTAAATGTTCCTACTTAttgaaagatatgttactggaggAAATTGGGCCTATTCGCTGCCCAATATTATTCAGagcatttttaaatacaaataaaaatatccaacacaatcatttcTGTGGAAAAACTAGACGTATTTCATAAAAGTTAACAAACACACacatgtccaaatccagattttacaccagagatgagtatgaagcttcagttttgaatgtaggtttttgcatttaaatttcaaattttctgcttAGTCATTATGGTATGCCGTACTTGAtcgttgggccaccgacttagttaacacggATTTGCagcgagaaaaaacagtgcaatgacgctgtcttagccaCAATTATTGCGAACAATGAGCGATTACTGACGGCTGGGAAAAAAATGCTgaccattgatgctgaacaaggctatacaattgtcgatgaaaacaaagccgtaaacgtcccaacttaatttttaaattccctggatacaccaggattGCGACTACACGAATTTCCGGCTAAAAATTGGCTcaccaatttattctttttcgcaatttaaacccacctagattgTGCAACGGTGCACGTTTCTGCATCAAAACTCAAGAATTTTGAcgagaaagtttaaaggagaaatgattgtgttgccacgtaatccattaatagcaccataattttcaaacacatttgaaaggtttcaatttccgatttgtttagctgtTGACCATAAAGAGATcccaagaccaaacaatgtctactttcggtttgggcATAACAATAAATGTTTCTCTCATGGACAACCATACATCGCCTACTAACAAGTGGGAAAGCTATCATACTTTTagtattagcaaaagacaggttcagcaagaacattgtgcacaacttagtgcttagataattttcagttttcaagtaATAGAAACAAAacttcgaagtcaatgttatctacctcattgataaaatttaatttttatatgcttttaatttagttaatgtattttgtaaagaagttatcgattacaaactatagagaaagctgaggtgaataaaatatAGTGTAGAATCTAAACGTGTATGGttgtttacgcttagtttctacgtTCCGATCTATCACTtacaagttattttgctttttttttttttttttttttttttttttggccgaagtcatattTGCAAAATTAACTAAGCATTAGTATAGTACTTTTGccaggcttccgagataatttcaggaattttactgaattttatcggaaaacgttcctggttttggcaagacatgttactggcagaaatcggCCACATCAGCTCCCTGTTATTTTCCAAGAACATTTATGAATCCTTTTTTGGTTGAAatacgcccattatcaatctcatatgttttaaaatcgactatgctattttaagctctatttttaaaatattaatttgattgtatcaaaaaaatgagtaaaatattattttaatcgaACTTTTTCGCCACAGCAatgcgtggctgggtcagctagtttacatatatatttatagtgATTTTGAGACTTGACTACTTTTTTATCATAATCATAGTGCTTTTCCTCAAAACTTTTGCCTTGCTAACTGAGAActatttttctttccatttcagATGTTCCCAAGTATGGTTGAAAATCTTATACCTGCTCAAGAAGAAGTTACAGAAGTTTGTGAGGCTGTATTTCACGGAGCAGACTGCGTTATGCTATCAAGAAAAACATGCGTCAGTAATTATGGAATAGACGCGCTTAAGCAGATGCGTAAGATCTGCACAGATGCTGAAAAAACTCTATCtgatgattattttttcaactacaatATTCAGAAGAAATCTGTATTTACAAACACACTTGAAGATTATGCCATTATGACAGTGGATACGTCTATAAAGATTTCTGCTTCAGCCATCATAGTCATCAGTACTACGGCAAGGTGAGTGCTGAATAATAGTTGACTAGTTTCAGTTGAGATGAAAAAAGTTCTTTAAGATCAGCTTATCCTATTATATATAGTAGAATCATTTTGAGATTTTGCTAAATTGTTTGTATTTATACTATCTACCATCGTTTCTGCcttcaatttgtttttattttattcatagttttttttcttacagtaatttttattttcgttgaATTCCTTGACTAATGACTTCATATGTGAATTACTTTTTATTACTCATTCATATACCATAAACATGGGCTACTGTGCACCcagatttttaacttttatcattcttttctcaattattttatagcaattcatatttccaagctgtggaaacttgttttacacatctagaggtctcgtaattttatttttgaatagtgatcagtttattttcaagtatttttacattttattagtgTTTTTTATTTTGGCCAATGTTACCCtcgcgtttgggttactttggcccaaagtggatttctctatttaaaatcgCTGTAGAACTAACTGGAGTCAAAGAAACATGTAGGTTCctacaaaaaactatttatttgaatgaaaaatatatttaaaagaagttgaagtcacacatatttgttttaaggaaaattattatttttttttttttttaatatgtgttCACATgcctagttattgtctcagaaatcttttcatcagttttagAGTTTGAATAATTTGACTTAAGACAACAGCATTCGTAAAACAAAGAATCCTAAATTTTTGGTCACTTCTAAAACTTTTCtgttcattcctttttttttttttttttttttttgctcttaacaTTTGCTCCTTCTTCTCTCACATCAACAGCTATCTTTGGACacctgagctcattccattctgcaagaaaaattacaTAAACTTTCCAATGactttaacaaaatttgtaatatGTAGATGCAGCTGGATAAGCCTTTTTCTAATcctcctgcaacttttaattcatcttccataatgaaagcTATGTAGctgagccctgatgaattgagtctgAAATCTCTTTATTTATCTCTTGCCGAGAACTCCagatttttttcttgtgtttttccttttCAGAGTCTTAATTTTAggtattctttacttttccaaatttcTCTGGctgattttttcaagtttttatgctgggccaaagtaggtcaCAATTTTTAGGTAAAGAGATTTGTTGTcattgtcaattaaaaaaataataatagacagaaatgagaagtacaactatactatggcataaagtattaaatagtgttcataaataagtacttaaaaaactcttagctgatgtagaactgcttctacatggagaggtttgagaggttatgaaggaacatgttagcacaaggaagaCAGAGccactagtgttgcttcttgagcaAAGCTATAGAACTGCTTGATATACTTAATTGAGGGCTTGGGGATGCTGTCTAGtggaatctgtcaaaatatgctgaaaaaattGTGCCCTGAAGGTTGAAAGATGACATTGTATATTTTTAtccatttgggccaaagaaggaccctaaaTCCAAAGTAGCCCGGGTTTAGGgtacaagttactttttaaatcatCACCAGTTACAAAAACAACTGATTTCGGTTTTAATTGGTTTAATTTGTTCTTTAGGTATTTTAAGACTCAAACAGAACTAGTACAAAATATGAATGCTGTAATAAATTctctgcttttatttttcaaatatattaaagCATGTTTAATTTGGTAGGAGCGTGTTCTATGTAGCCAAGTACCGGCCTAAATGTCCTGTCATCACTCCCATAAGACTCTGTCGGCGGGCAAGACAATCAAATTTATTTCGAGGAGTCTTCCCTTTGTTTGTTCCTGGTGAGAAaaggttttttagtttttaaattattaaattttgattaaaaaaactctaTCAAGAAAGTATTGCAAAcgttttttaattatcttttcaaTCAGTAAATATAGTGTGATtgtttgtttcaattattttaattataactaATGTTTTTTCTATTTGCATGAAAACAGAGGATTCATTcgtttcacacaattttaaacatttggtGTAGTTATGTAATATTCCATCTATGCTTCACATTGTAAGCTGTTTTCTTGGAATGGGATCTGTTGAGTTCTAGTTTCATATGCTGAATTCAAGTTCAAGCATGAAACATCCAAGCATGATTTTGGCAAAATCTAGACtaacatttctattttttgtgTAAAGAGAACAggttgcattttaaaaattaagataagtgtatatgaaataatttcttaaagattttattatttcaaacaatGATATAAAATGATAACATTTATATTATTGTTTTGTAAAAGGAGGAAATTCTGCCTATGTTAttgtgagaacaataagcaatctttaTTGTTCAGTGTCTTAAATAGTAAAatataccaaaataaaaaaaaatgaatgaaataaatttttaaaaaatggtacaaaGAAGAAGTGAAAACTTATCAAGTAAAAATGAGACAATAGTAGCAAAAATTGCTCTTTATTCTAAAATTTTCGTACTTTTCTATCCTTGACTCGGGGCCTTACATGATACTCTGAGTTCAGTAATAGGCAACGTCATGTTAAAAAGATCTTGTTGAACTTATTGCAGAATGGCTACACATCTGATATGCTTGTGCAAACTGCTTTACGGTCCAGACAGAGTGTTAGCACGTGTCAGCAAATGTTGTTTTTAAATGATGTTTGTTCAAAAGACAGTTTTCACTAAATAAGTAATGGGGCAAAAATTGAAAGAATTAGTTGCATTTaagttatttaactttattttgagcTTAATCTTTT
This sequence is a window from Uloborus diversus isolate 005 chromosome 10, Udiv.v.3.1, whole genome shotgun sequence. Protein-coding genes within it:
- the LOC129231793 gene encoding pyruvate kinase-like, which produces MRKICTDAEKTLSDDYFFNYNIQKKSVFTNTLEDYAIMTVDTSIKISASAIIVISTTARSVFYVAKYRPKCPVITPIRLCRRARQSNLFRGVFPLFVPGKVTDEWYEDNNTRIHLAIEYGKRKDFIKSGDTVVILFDWGKVFAATKSICVMNIK